One part of the Microbacterium aurugineum genome encodes these proteins:
- a CDS encoding bifunctional proline dehydrogenase/L-glutamate gamma-semialdehyde dehydrogenase has translation MADTPPDAVASAPLADRAVELARRWAIEAAAVEPDPAAARLAGVLQDANGLPFTLGFVDGVMRPESLTAAASQLRRIAPIVPEFLPWYLRSVVRLGGGVAPLLPAPVVPIARRVLRDMVGHLVVDARPAKLGAAIERIAADGSRLNLNLLGEAVLGEAEARRRLDGIHELIQRPDVDYVSVKVSAIVSHLSMWAFDEVVDEVVERLLPLYLTAAGDGTFINLDMEEYRDLDLTIAVFTRLLEDPRLAGLEAGIVLQAYLPDALPALQELTAWAQDRVAHGGARIKVRLVKGANLAMERVEARMHGWEPATYDTKLDTDANHLRCLDWALRPEHTAAVKIGVAGHNLFGIAYAWLLAGERGVREAVEFEMLLGMAQGQVQAVSREVGPVLLYVPVVEPAEFDVAISYLVRRLEENASAENFLSAALRLGEDESLFVREQDRFLDALDRAADPTLRTGPRRTQDRHAPVHESVRPVPSAPAPETDLTKAVLGISRGSDDGGREAFLETAVYSARELEHDAGGAPGFVNTADTDPALPANRDWAREVRERIPGSDLGTATVAAGRVDDAAALDRIVQGVRRAAPAWGGRPAAERAEVLLRAAAALEGRRADLIEVAASETGKVFAEADVEVSEAVDFARYYAAKARELDAIAGAVFVPSSVTVVTPPWNFPLAIPAGGVLAALAAGSGVVFKPAPQARRCAAVIAETLWQAGIPRDLLALVDVEEGDLGRDLITHEAVDRVILTGAWDTAALFRSWRPDLPLLAETSGKNAMIITPSADLDLAVADLVKSAFGHAGQKCSAASLAILVGPVGRSPRFARQLADAVRSLHIGPPTDPLAEVGPVIERPHGKLAWALSELEGEEQWLIEPALAEGDDGSGRLWRPGIRVGVQPGSRFHTEEFFGPVLGVMHAPTLAKAIEMQNAVAYGLTAGLYTQDPDDLALWLDRVEAGNLYVNRGITGAIVQRQPFGGWKRSSVGPGAKAGGPNYLIGLGSWRSQAGGPASSTLHLRGLDSRITALIESAQSSLAYESFEWLRRSALSDALAWDREFGQVRDVSHLDVERNLSRYRPVPVEVRATADAGLQELLRVVIAGVRAGAAFVLSTPVGLPADVRRALGDLDAPVFLESDDEWLQRLQRQDAGPEGVALPVADRVRLVGGREGVAALRAKLATASAGDPDLAVYDGEVTGAARIELLPFVHEQSISITAHRYGNLDPWSSDVI, from the coding sequence ATGGCCGACACCCCGCCGGATGCCGTGGCATCCGCACCCCTCGCAGACCGCGCCGTCGAGCTCGCTCGGCGGTGGGCGATCGAGGCCGCGGCCGTCGAACCCGACCCCGCGGCCGCCCGGCTCGCGGGGGTGTTGCAGGACGCGAACGGCCTCCCGTTCACGCTCGGCTTCGTCGACGGCGTGATGCGCCCCGAAAGCCTGACCGCTGCCGCCTCGCAGTTGCGCCGGATCGCTCCGATCGTGCCCGAGTTCCTCCCGTGGTACCTGCGTTCCGTGGTGCGCCTCGGCGGAGGAGTGGCCCCCCTCCTCCCCGCACCCGTCGTGCCGATCGCCCGCAGGGTGCTGCGCGACATGGTCGGGCACCTCGTCGTCGACGCCCGCCCCGCGAAGCTCGGCGCCGCCATCGAGCGGATCGCCGCGGACGGTTCCCGGCTCAACCTCAACCTGCTCGGCGAGGCGGTTCTGGGCGAAGCGGAGGCGCGGCGTCGCCTCGACGGCATCCACGAGCTCATCCAGCGACCGGACGTCGACTATGTCTCGGTCAAGGTGTCCGCCATCGTCAGTCACCTGTCGATGTGGGCGTTCGACGAGGTCGTCGACGAGGTCGTCGAACGGCTTCTGCCGCTGTACCTCACGGCCGCGGGGGACGGCACGTTCATCAACCTCGACATGGAGGAGTACCGCGACCTCGATCTGACCATCGCGGTGTTCACGCGCCTCCTGGAAGATCCGCGTCTGGCCGGACTCGAAGCCGGGATCGTGTTGCAGGCCTACCTCCCCGATGCGCTGCCCGCCCTGCAGGAGCTCACCGCCTGGGCGCAGGATCGCGTCGCGCACGGCGGGGCCCGCATCAAGGTGCGGCTCGTCAAGGGTGCGAACCTCGCGATGGAGCGGGTCGAGGCGCGGATGCACGGATGGGAACCCGCGACCTACGACACGAAGCTCGACACCGATGCGAACCACCTGCGCTGTCTGGACTGGGCACTGCGACCCGAGCACACGGCGGCGGTGAAGATCGGTGTCGCCGGACACAACCTCTTCGGCATCGCCTACGCCTGGCTCCTCGCCGGTGAGCGCGGTGTCCGGGAGGCCGTCGAGTTCGAGATGCTCCTCGGGATGGCGCAGGGGCAGGTGCAGGCCGTTTCCCGCGAAGTCGGTCCGGTGCTGCTCTACGTGCCCGTGGTGGAGCCCGCCGAGTTCGACGTCGCGATCAGCTACCTGGTGCGGAGGCTGGAGGAGAACGCCTCTGCGGAGAACTTCCTCTCCGCGGCGCTCCGGCTCGGCGAGGACGAGTCGCTGTTCGTGCGCGAGCAGGACCGGTTCCTCGATGCACTCGATCGCGCCGCCGATCCGACTCTCCGCACCGGACCGCGTCGCACCCAGGACCGGCACGCCCCCGTGCACGAGTCCGTGCGGCCCGTCCCGTCGGCTCCCGCCCCGGAGACCGACCTCACCAAGGCGGTGCTCGGCATCTCCCGCGGATCCGACGACGGCGGACGGGAGGCCTTCCTCGAGACGGCCGTGTACTCCGCCCGCGAGCTGGAGCACGACGCGGGCGGTGCTCCGGGGTTCGTCAACACGGCCGACACCGACCCCGCCCTCCCCGCGAACCGCGACTGGGCGCGCGAGGTGCGCGAGCGCATCCCCGGGTCCGATCTCGGCACCGCGACGGTCGCTGCCGGGCGGGTCGACGATGCCGCGGCGTTGGACCGGATCGTGCAGGGCGTCCGCCGCGCCGCTCCCGCCTGGGGCGGACGACCCGCTGCGGAGCGGGCCGAGGTGCTGCTCCGCGCGGCGGCGGCGCTCGAAGGGCGGCGGGCGGATCTCATCGAGGTCGCTGCCTCGGAGACCGGAAAGGTCTTCGCGGAGGCCGACGTGGAGGTGAGCGAGGCGGTCGACTTCGCCCGCTACTACGCCGCGAAGGCACGCGAGCTCGACGCGATCGCCGGGGCCGTCTTCGTGCCGTCATCCGTGACCGTGGTCACCCCGCCGTGGAACTTCCCCCTCGCGATCCCGGCGGGCGGGGTGCTCGCCGCGCTCGCGGCCGGTTCCGGCGTGGTCTTCAAGCCCGCCCCGCAGGCACGTCGTTGCGCCGCCGTCATCGCGGAGACGCTGTGGCAGGCCGGCATCCCTCGTGATCTGCTCGCGCTGGTCGACGTCGAAGAGGGCGATCTGGGTCGCGACCTCATCACGCACGAGGCGGTCGATCGCGTGATCCTCACGGGGGCGTGGGACACGGCGGCGCTGTTCCGCTCCTGGCGTCCGGACCTCCCGCTGCTCGCGGAGACCAGTGGCAAGAACGCGATGATCATCACCCCGTCCGCCGACCTCGATCTCGCGGTCGCCGATCTCGTCAAGAGTGCCTTCGGCCACGCCGGTCAGAAGTGCTCCGCTGCCTCGCTGGCGATCCTGGTGGGCCCGGTCGGCCGGTCCCCGCGGTTCGCGCGCCAGCTCGCGGATGCCGTGCGCTCGCTGCACATCGGTCCGCCGACCGATCCGCTGGCCGAGGTCGGGCCGGTGATCGAGCGACCCCACGGCAAGCTCGCCTGGGCGCTGAGCGAGCTCGAGGGGGAGGAGCAGTGGCTGATCGAGCCTGCGCTCGCCGAGGGCGATGACGGCAGCGGACGACTGTGGCGGCCCGGTATCCGCGTCGGAGTACAGCCGGGGTCGCGCTTCCACACGGAGGAGTTCTTCGGCCCGGTGCTGGGGGTCATGCATGCCCCCACCCTCGCGAAGGCCATCGAGATGCAGAACGCGGTCGCCTACGGCCTCACCGCCGGGCTGTACACGCAGGACCCGGACGATCTCGCCCTGTGGCTCGATCGGGTCGAGGCCGGGAACCTGTACGTGAACCGCGGCATCACGGGCGCGATCGTGCAACGGCAGCCGTTCGGTGGGTGGAAACGGTCTTCGGTCGGTCCCGGCGCGAAAGCGGGCGGGCCGAACTACCTGATCGGACTGGGGTCGTGGCGCTCGCAGGCGGGCGGCCCGGCGTCCAGCACGCTGCACCTGCGCGGACTCGACTCCCGCATCACGGCTCTGATCGAGTCGGCGCAGTCCTCGCTCGCCTACGAGTCGTTCGAGTGGCTGCGTCGATCGGCGCTGTCCGATGCGCTGGCCTGGGACCGCGAGTTCGGGCAGGTGCGCGACGTGTCGCACCTCGATGTCGAGCGGAACCTGTCCCGCTACCGTCCGGTGCCGGTCGAGGTCCGTGCGACGGCGGATGCGGGACTGCAGGAGCTGCTGCGCGTCGTCATCGCCGGTGTGCGCGCCGGAGCGGCGTTCGTCCTCTCGACTCCGGTCGGGCTGCCCGCCGATGTGCGTCGCGCGCTCGGCGATCTCGACGCCCCCGTGTTCCTGGAGAGCGACGACGAGTGGCTGCAGCGCCTGCAGCGGCAGGACGCTGGTCCCGAGGGCGTCGCGCTTCCGGTGGCCGACCGCGTGCGGCTGGTCGGCGGTCGTGAAGGGGTGGCCGCGCTGCGCGCGAAGCTCGCCACGGCCTCCGCCGGCGATCCCGACCTCGCGGTGTACGACGGCGAGGTGACGGGCGCGGCCCGCATCGAGCTGCTGCCGTTCGTGCACGAGCAGTCGATCTCGATCACCGCACACCGCTACGGCAACCTCGACCCGTGGAGCAGCGACGTGATCTGA
- a CDS encoding helix-turn-helix transcriptional regulator, with protein MVKPTRVSNTIRVHREQAGLTQAELARTVGVTRQTLIAIEQQKYSPTLELAFQIARAFGVGLDDIFEYPDTSGASA; from the coding sequence ATGGTCAAGCCCACCCGCGTCTCGAACACCATCCGTGTGCACCGCGAACAGGCAGGACTCACCCAGGCCGAACTCGCACGCACGGTCGGTGTGACGCGCCAGACGCTCATCGCGATCGAGCAGCAGAAGTACTCGCCGACGCTCGAGCTCGCCTTCCAGATCGCCCGCGCGTTCGGTGTGGGCCTCGACGACATCTTCGAGTATCCCGACACGTCAGGAGCATCCGCATGA
- a CDS encoding NAD(P)-dependent alcohol dehydrogenase yields the protein MNQSMQAWSRETYGAADGVTLQSIPVPTPGRGEVLLRVRATALNAGDVRLLLGDPLLVRPVYGLTRPKHPVRGMEVAGTVVALGPDVVGAELGEDVVGELVGGGGLGDYVSVPASRLVPIPPDIAPESAACLPVAGGTAWQALDLAGVGLAHAGTPRVLIIGASGGVGTFAVQLAALRGAEVWATCRARNAPLVERLGAVRTFDHRESPLADLPAGRFDAIVDIAGGMPLRELKRLVAPGGTVVLVTGDGGHVLGPIPRMLRAVFLSIGSRSIRPLAATPRPEVLAKLLELVADGRVVPVVEREYPFSEAATALSRIAAGHAVGKLVVTGSGS from the coding sequence ATGAACCAGTCGATGCAGGCATGGTCCCGGGAGACCTACGGGGCGGCCGACGGCGTGACGCTGCAGAGCATCCCCGTCCCGACGCCCGGTCGGGGGGAGGTGCTGCTGCGGGTGCGCGCCACGGCCCTGAACGCGGGCGATGTGCGTCTCCTCCTCGGTGATCCGCTGCTCGTCCGGCCGGTGTACGGCCTGACCCGTCCGAAGCATCCGGTGCGCGGTATGGAGGTCGCCGGCACCGTGGTCGCACTCGGGCCCGACGTCGTGGGCGCGGAGCTGGGGGAGGACGTCGTCGGAGAGCTCGTCGGCGGCGGAGGCCTCGGCGACTACGTGAGCGTCCCGGCCTCACGGCTCGTGCCGATCCCGCCCGACATCGCGCCCGAGTCCGCCGCGTGCCTTCCGGTGGCCGGGGGGACTGCGTGGCAGGCGCTCGACCTCGCCGGGGTGGGGCTCGCGCATGCCGGGACGCCGCGCGTCCTCATCATCGGCGCCTCGGGTGGTGTCGGTACCTTCGCCGTGCAGCTCGCGGCGCTCCGTGGGGCCGAGGTCTGGGCGACCTGCCGTGCCCGCAACGCACCGCTGGTCGAGCGGCTGGGCGCCGTTCGCACCTTCGATCACCGGGAGTCTCCGCTGGCCGACCTCCCCGCAGGACGGTTCGACGCGATCGTCGACATCGCCGGGGGGATGCCGCTGCGGGAGCTGAAGCGCCTCGTCGCTCCCGGCGGCACCGTGGTGCTGGTCACGGGAGACGGCGGACACGTGCTGGGCCCGATCCCCCGGATGCTGCGCGCGGTGTTCCTGTCGATCGGATCGCGGAGCATCCGTCCCCTCGCCGCGACTCCGCGTCCGGAAGTGCTCGCGAAGCTCCTCGAACTCGTGGCCGACGGACGTGTGGTTCCCGTGGTCGAACGGGAGTACCCCTTCTCGGAGGCCGCTACCGCCCTGTCTCGCATCGCGGCCGGTCATGCGGTCGGCAAGCTTGTCGTCACCGGCTCCGGCTCCTGA
- the ddaH gene encoding dimethylargininase: MSTPEAAVSPAPARTAHHRRYLMCKPEHFTVNYSINPWMEPTRPTDTANAVAQWQKLHDLYIELGHEVELIDPLPGYPDMVYTANGGFLIDGRAYVPEFRFVERQGESPAFADWFRAAGFDTVMPKEVNEGEGDFLLVGDVILAGTGFRSTGDSHREVGEVFGREVVSLTLVDPRFYHLDTAIAVLDPVQGAENGGPERANIAYLPGAFDDASRAILEERFPDAILVSDEDGSVFGLNSASDGYNVVISPRAKGFEKQLRERGYNPILIDLSELLLGGGGIKCCTLELRGAK; encoded by the coding sequence ATGTCGACGCCTGAAGCCGCCGTCTCCCCCGCCCCCGCCCGCACCGCGCACCACCGCCGCTACCTGATGTGCAAGCCGGAGCACTTCACGGTCAACTACTCGATCAACCCGTGGATGGAGCCGACCAGGCCGACCGACACCGCCAACGCGGTCGCGCAGTGGCAGAAGCTCCACGATCTGTACATCGAGCTGGGCCACGAGGTCGAGCTCATCGATCCGCTCCCCGGATACCCCGACATGGTCTACACGGCCAACGGCGGGTTCCTCATCGACGGTCGCGCCTACGTGCCCGAGTTCCGCTTCGTCGAGCGTCAGGGCGAGTCCCCGGCCTTCGCCGACTGGTTCCGTGCCGCGGGCTTCGACACCGTGATGCCGAAGGAGGTCAACGAGGGTGAGGGCGATTTCCTCCTCGTCGGCGACGTGATCCTGGCCGGCACCGGCTTCCGGTCGACGGGAGACAGCCACCGTGAGGTCGGCGAGGTCTTCGGCCGCGAGGTCGTCTCGCTCACCCTGGTCGACCCGCGCTTCTACCACCTCGACACCGCCATCGCCGTGCTCGATCCGGTGCAGGGCGCGGAGAACGGCGGCCCCGAGCGCGCGAACATCGCGTACCTTCCCGGTGCCTTCGACGACGCCAGCCGCGCGATCCTCGAAGAGCGATTCCCCGACGCGATCCTCGTCTCGGATGAGGACGGTTCGGTGTTCGGCCTCAACTCGGCGAGCGACGGCTACAACGTGGTCATCTCGCCGCGTGCGAAGGGCTTCGAGAAGCAGCTGCGTGAGCGCGGGTACAACCCGATCCTGATCGACCTCTCCGAGCTGCTCCTCGGCGGTGGCGGGATCAAGTGCTGCACGCTCGAGCTGCGGGGTGCGAAGTGA
- the rocD gene encoding ornithine--oxo-acid transaminase — MTALDETTTAGTEPHVAHNYHPLPVNIARAEGAWVTDVEGKRYLDLLAAYSAVNFGHRHPALVAALTEQLGRVTLVSRAFQSDRLEPFAAALAELAGKDLVLPMNTGAEAVETGIKVARAWGYRVKGIAEGKARIIVAAGNFHGRTTTIVSFSDDETARDDFGPYTPGFDVVPYGDADAIAAAITDETAAVLVEPIQGEAGVVIPPEGYLRRIREICDEKNVLFIADEIQAGLGRVGETFACDREGVVPDLYLLGKALGGGLLPVSAVVGDADVLGVIRPGEHGSTFGGNPLAAAVGLRVVEMLQTGEFQERARALGAHLDQALQPLIGHGVTAVRIAGLWAGVDIDPAKGTGREIAEKLLERGVLVKDTHGQTIRIAPPLVIRATELDWAVEQLKLVLA, encoded by the coding sequence GTGACCGCCCTCGACGAGACCACCACCGCGGGCACCGAGCCGCACGTCGCGCACAACTATCACCCGCTGCCGGTGAACATCGCCCGCGCCGAGGGTGCCTGGGTGACGGATGTGGAGGGCAAGCGCTACCTCGACCTGCTCGCTGCGTACTCCGCCGTGAACTTCGGCCACCGGCATCCGGCCCTCGTCGCGGCGCTCACCGAACAGCTCGGACGCGTCACGCTCGTCAGCCGCGCGTTCCAGAGCGACCGGCTCGAACCGTTCGCCGCGGCACTCGCCGAACTCGCGGGCAAAGACCTCGTGCTGCCGATGAACACCGGGGCCGAAGCCGTGGAGACCGGCATCAAGGTCGCCCGCGCCTGGGGATACCGCGTCAAGGGCATCGCCGAGGGCAAGGCGCGCATCATCGTCGCGGCCGGGAACTTCCACGGTCGCACGACCACCATCGTCAGCTTCAGCGACGACGAGACGGCTCGCGACGACTTCGGTCCGTACACGCCCGGTTTCGACGTCGTGCCCTACGGGGACGCGGACGCGATCGCCGCGGCCATCACCGACGAGACGGCGGCCGTGCTCGTGGAGCCGATCCAGGGCGAGGCGGGTGTCGTGATCCCGCCGGAGGGCTACCTGCGCCGCATCCGTGAGATCTGCGACGAGAAGAACGTGCTGTTCATCGCCGACGAGATCCAGGCGGGCCTGGGACGGGTGGGGGAGACCTTCGCGTGCGACCGGGAAGGTGTCGTCCCCGACCTGTACCTGCTCGGCAAGGCCCTCGGCGGCGGCCTGCTTCCGGTCTCGGCCGTGGTCGGCGACGCCGACGTGCTCGGCGTGATCCGGCCCGGCGAGCACGGCTCGACCTTCGGCGGGAATCCGCTCGCCGCGGCCGTGGGCCTGCGCGTGGTCGAGATGCTGCAGACCGGCGAGTTCCAGGAGCGGGCGCGTGCGCTCGGCGCTCACCTGGATCAGGCGCTTCAGCCGCTGATCGGCCACGGTGTGACGGCCGTGCGCATCGCGGGGCTCTGGGCAGGCGTCGACATCGACCCGGCGAAGGGTACCGGACGCGAGATCGCCGAGAAGCTGCTCGAGCGGGGTGTGCTCGTCAAGGACACGCACGGGCAGACCATCCGCATCGCGCCGCCGCTCGTGATCCGCGCGACCGAGCTCGACTGGGCGGTGGAGCAGCTCAAGCTCGTGCTGGCCTGA
- a CDS encoding MFS transporter translates to MFRSFANINYRIWFAGALVSNVGGWMQATAQDWVVLTELTDNDATAMGVTMALQFGPPLVLVSLTGWVADRFDRRHILFATQSALLALAVAVGVLLLNGLMTLPMMFGFALGFGIVNAFDAPARQAFVSDMVSTGDTSNAVALNSASFNLARMIGPAVGGLLIVAIGSGWVFIVNAATFLAMILALSMLRTGLLAPRLKSRSRGGLADGFRYVWGRSDLRVVFVTVFLIGAFGMNFPIFASTMALEFGAGADGYGVLSSVLAIGSLIGALLAARRDRARVRVVILAAGGFGIAAFVSSAMPTYASYAVTLTFTGFMIVTLLTTANGYVQITTEPTLRGRVLALYMAVIMGSTPVGAPIAGWVADVFGPRAAIMLGGTAGFVACAIGVIWVATSGRLRRAENRRFLLTLDETRPLRVVEVDPIEFSDEAAVTTPIRSPKNRDDDR, encoded by the coding sequence ATGTTCCGTTCCTTCGCGAACATCAACTACCGGATCTGGTTCGCCGGAGCCCTGGTCTCCAACGTCGGCGGCTGGATGCAGGCGACAGCCCAGGACTGGGTCGTGCTGACCGAGCTGACCGACAACGACGCGACCGCGATGGGCGTCACGATGGCCCTGCAGTTCGGGCCGCCGCTCGTGCTGGTGAGCCTCACCGGCTGGGTGGCCGACCGGTTCGACCGACGACACATCCTGTTCGCCACGCAGTCGGCGCTGCTCGCCCTGGCCGTCGCGGTCGGCGTGCTGCTGCTGAACGGCCTGATGACGCTGCCGATGATGTTCGGCTTCGCCCTCGGATTCGGCATCGTGAACGCTTTCGACGCTCCCGCCCGACAGGCCTTCGTCTCCGACATGGTCTCGACCGGCGACACCTCCAACGCCGTCGCCCTGAACTCGGCGTCGTTCAACCTGGCGCGGATGATCGGCCCGGCGGTCGGCGGTCTGCTGATCGTCGCGATCGGTTCCGGCTGGGTCTTCATCGTGAACGCCGCGACCTTCCTCGCGATGATCCTCGCCCTGTCGATGCTGCGCACGGGCCTCCTCGCGCCCCGCCTCAAGAGCCGCAGTCGCGGCGGCCTCGCCGACGGCTTCCGATACGTATGGGGCCGCAGCGATCTGCGCGTGGTGTTCGTCACGGTGTTCCTGATCGGCGCGTTCGGCATGAACTTCCCGATCTTCGCCTCGACCATGGCGCTCGAGTTCGGCGCCGGGGCCGACGGCTACGGCGTCCTCAGTTCCGTTCTCGCGATCGGCTCCCTCATCGGCGCGCTGCTGGCGGCGCGCCGCGACAGGGCCAGGGTGCGGGTCGTCATCCTCGCGGCCGGAGGGTTCGGCATCGCCGCGTTCGTCTCCTCCGCGATGCCGACCTACGCGTCCTATGCCGTCACCTTGACGTTCACCGGGTTCATGATCGTGACCCTGCTGACGACCGCGAACGGCTACGTGCAGATCACGACCGAACCGACCCTGCGCGGACGGGTGCTCGCCCTCTACATGGCTGTGATCATGGGATCGACGCCCGTGGGCGCGCCGATCGCCGGGTGGGTCGCCGACGTCTTCGGACCGCGCGCGGCCATCATGCTCGGTGGCACAGCCGGATTCGTCGCGTGCGCGATCGGCGTCATCTGGGTCGCGACCTCGGGGCGCCTGCGTCGCGCCGAGAACCGTCGATTCCTGCTCACCCTCGACGAGACCCGTCCGCTGCGGGTCGTCGAGGTGGACCCGATCGAGTTCAGCGACGAAGCCGCCGTGACCACGCCGATCCGCAGCCCGAAGAACCGCGACGACGATCGCTGA
- a CDS encoding MarR family winged helix-turn-helix transcriptional regulator — MSASDESLHLTATDLRMATFRLARRLRCARAADSMSDAQLAVLADLRMNGRRTISTLAERERVTAPSMTSTINGLEEQGFVVRTPDEDDRRRVQVDITDAGIEIVAETIRRRDELLADMLREVDYTEDELTTLREASALMRRVVER; from the coding sequence ATGTCTGCGTCCGATGAATCCCTCCACCTCACCGCCACAGATCTGCGTATGGCCACCTTCCGCCTGGCTCGGCGCCTCCGGTGCGCACGGGCCGCGGACTCGATGAGCGACGCGCAGCTCGCGGTGCTCGCCGACCTGCGCATGAACGGTCGCCGCACGATCTCGACCCTCGCCGAGCGCGAGCGGGTGACGGCGCCCTCGATGACCAGCACGATCAACGGCCTCGAGGAACAGGGCTTCGTCGTGCGCACCCCCGACGAAGACGACCGTCGACGCGTGCAGGTCGACATCACCGACGCCGGCATCGAGATCGTCGCCGAGACCATCCGGCGGCGCGACGAGCTGCTGGCCGACATGCTGCGCGAGGTGGACTACACCGAGGACGAACTCACCACGCTGCGCGAAGCGAGCGCGTTGATGCGACGGGTGGTGGAGCGATGA
- a CDS encoding copper homeostasis protein CutC, translating into MTRTIALEIAVQDPAGVRIAAEVGADRVELATALALGGLTPSPATVELSVEAAGQTGPEVHVLIRPRAGGFHYSEDELAVSERDVRHAISAGASGVVIGALDAEGRLDLFAMARLRDAAGGAPVTLHRAIDMTADPVATLRSARELGLRRVLTSGGASAAIDGIDTLRALVAAAEGEIEVMAGSGVDVDSAPVLAGAGVDALHFSAKRAVLEDGGVRMGSASDGVGGYEVTDRDTAFAIRDALGR; encoded by the coding sequence GTGACCCGAACGATCGCTCTCGAAATCGCCGTGCAGGACCCCGCAGGAGTGCGCATCGCCGCAGAAGTCGGCGCCGACCGCGTCGAGCTCGCGACGGCCCTCGCCCTCGGTGGGCTGACCCCGTCGCCCGCGACCGTCGAGCTGTCGGTCGAGGCGGCCGGACAGACCGGCCCCGAGGTGCATGTGCTGATCCGGCCGCGCGCCGGCGGCTTCCACTACTCCGAGGATGAACTCGCCGTCTCCGAGCGCGACGTCCGTCACGCGATCAGTGCCGGCGCGAGCGGGGTGGTCATCGGCGCGCTCGACGCCGAGGGACGCCTCGACCTGTTCGCCATGGCACGGCTTCGCGACGCGGCCGGGGGAGCCCCCGTCACGCTGCACCGTGCCATCGACATGACCGCGGACCCGGTCGCGACGCTGCGCAGCGCCCGCGAGCTCGGTCTGCGCCGAGTGCTCACCTCGGGCGGCGCGTCCGCCGCGATCGACGGCATCGACACCCTGCGTGCTCTCGTCGCCGCAGCCGAGGGGGAGATCGAGGTCATGGCAGGCAGCGGGGTCGACGTCGACAGCGCCCCCGTGCTCGCGGGCGCCGGCGTCGACGCGCTCCACTTCTCCGCCAAGCGGGCCGTGCTCGAAGACGGCGGCGTGCGGATGGGATCGGCCTCCGATGGGGTCGGCGGCTACGAGGTGACCGACCGCGACACCGCGTTCGCGATCCGGGATGCGCTCGGGCGGTAG
- a CDS encoding alpha/beta fold hydrolase — protein sequence MDTREFTDAYGVDIVYDVHPADGTPRGVVQLLHGVGEHAGRYGALIGALTTAGFHVYADDHRGHGRTGIRQHGGPEKLGRLGKGGLRAAEEAVWQLTGIIRAENPDLPLVLLGHSWGSFLAQMLVNDHPEAWDAVILSGSALRMPGSLNAAPLNARWAGEGATGLEWLSRDPAVWAAFDEDPLTTDVPLLKLFGPIEAAKLYGRPAKDLGHDIPMLLLVGRDDPVGGPRSVHKLADEYRNRSGLTDVTTLVYPDARHEIFAELQQDEVRADVLSWLDKHIPAR from the coding sequence ATGGATACCCGCGAGTTCACCGATGCCTATGGCGTCGACATCGTCTATGACGTCCATCCTGCGGACGGGACGCCCCGCGGAGTCGTGCAGCTTCTGCACGGCGTCGGGGAGCACGCCGGGAGATACGGCGCCCTGATCGGGGCTCTCACCACCGCCGGCTTCCACGTGTACGCCGATGACCACCGGGGCCACGGCCGCACCGGCATCCGTCAGCACGGCGGCCCCGAGAAGCTCGGACGCCTGGGCAAGGGCGGGTTGCGCGCGGCCGAGGAGGCCGTCTGGCAGCTGACGGGCATCATCCGTGCGGAGAACCCCGATCTGCCGCTCGTGCTGCTCGGGCATTCCTGGGGCTCGTTCCTGGCGCAGATGCTCGTCAACGACCATCCCGAAGCCTGGGACGCCGTCATCCTCTCGGGGTCCGCACTGCGGATGCCGGGGTCGCTCAACGCAGCGCCCCTGAACGCGCGGTGGGCCGGCGAGGGGGCCACCGGCCTCGAATGGCTCAGCCGTGACCCGGCCGTGTGGGCCGCTTTCGACGAGGATCCGCTGACCACCGACGTTCCGCTCCTCAAGCTCTTCGGTCCGATCGAGGCGGCGAAGCTCTACGGCCGGCCCGCGAAAGACCTCGGCCACGACATCCCGATGCTGCTGCTGGTCGGGCGCGACGACCCGGTGGGCGGCCCCCGCAGCGTGCACAAGCTCGCCGACGAGTACCGCAACCGGTCCGGACTCACCGACGTCACGACGCTGGTCTATCCGGACGCGCGCCACGAGATCTTCGCGGAGCTGCAGCAGGACGAGGTGCGAGCCGACGTGCTCTCCTGGCTCGACAAGCACATCCCGGCGCGCTGA